The following is a genomic window from Nitrospirota bacterium.
GGACGGTTGAGTTTATCTTTGACGCGCCTACAAAGAAGTTCTACTTTCTTGAGGTCAATACCCGGCTTCAGGTAGAGCACGGTATCACCGAGCTTATTACGGGACTCGATATTGTGGGCATCATGCTCGACGTTGCAATGGGTAAGCCCCTGCCGTTCAAACAGACTGACATCCATCCTAACAGGTGGGCACTTGAGGTGAGACTGAATGCTGAAGACCCCAAGAACTTCAGCCCTTCTTTCGGCAAGGTCACCCGACTGCAGGTACCGATGGGTCCAGGAGTTAGGGTCTCATCAGGCGTATACGAAGGAGCTGATATACCGCCCTATTATGATTCACTCTTCATGCTGCTTATGACAGCAGGGGCTGACAGAGATGATGCCATACGGGCGATGGACCGCTCACTTTCGAGGAACCTCAGAATCCAAGGAGTGAAGACCCTTGCGCCTTTGCTGCTAAGCATTATCCGTCATCCTTCTTTTATCTCGGGTGAATTTTCGACCCGCTTTATCGAAGAGCATATGGACGAACTGATATCCATGTTCAGGGACGAAAGCAGCGAAGACGAGGCTCTTAAGGTTGCCAGGTATGTTGCGGAGATATCCGCCCTTGGCCCTCAGTCCTGGATGTGAGGGCAAAAACAATGGAAAACAGGAAAAAGGAAATGGGAAATACAATCTTTGCAAAGCCGGGTATGACGCCAAAGGAGATTGTTGCTGCCGTAAGTGCTCTTAAGGGCGTATGTTTTACGAACGTGGGTATGCGGGATGCCGGACAGTCGGATTTCAAGAACCGCCATCGGATCTACGACCTCAAGACCCTTGCACCGGATTACAATGATATGGGTCTTTTCAGTGCCGAATGTCACGGCGGCGCCCGTTGGCACGTCGGCATAATGAACAGACGAGAGAGCCCTGTTGAAGAGATCGCGATCTTCAGGGAACTGATGCCTAATGTGCTGCTCCAGACACTTATACGGGAAACAAATCTCTTCGGATATCGCCCGTATCCGAAGAATATCATCGAATATGTGGTGGCAAATGTGGATATTGACGTCTGGAGGTGCTTTTCATTCCTGAACGATGTGCGGAATATGCGCTCGGTTGCAGAAGTCGTAATGAAGAGAGGAAGGCTTTTCGAGCCGACCATATCCTTCACTTCTGCAGACTGGACAACAAACGATTACTATCTTTCCGTTGTTAGAGATATTGTGGACCTCTGCTCAGGCACCGACGAGATTGTTCTATGTATTAAGGATATGGCCGGTGTGGGTGACATCAAGCGGATAGGCAGCCTCGTTGATGCCATCAAACAGAAATATCCGGACCTTGTTCTGCAATATCATCGTCATATTACGGACGGCCTTGCCATTCCCGCGCTCCTTGCTGCAGCCCAGGCAGGAGCAAAAATATTCGACGTGCAGGAAGACTCCCTTGTCCGTTTCTACGGACATTCGCCAATCCTGAGCGTGCAGGCCTATTTTGAAGAATCCGGCATTGCGGTTCATCTCAACAGGGACGAAGCGGAAGAGGCAGTTGACGAAGCGGAAGAGGCAGTTCAGAAGGTGCGAGAATGGATCGGCCATTATGAATGGGCCGAGTCGCCGTTTAAAGGCTTTGATCACACGGTCACATGTCACAGGATGCCTGGCGGTGCCTTCCCAAGCTCATTTGAACAGGCGGAGAAGGGCGAGTTCCTCCATCTCATGCCTTCGATCCTGAAGGTCATGTCACTTTATAACAGGATCGTAAAGTATTTTGATGTTACGCCCGGTTCGCAGATAACCTGGGTCACCTGCAGCGGTATTGTAAATCGATATGCCAAAGAGAGAGGCGACGCCGGAGTAAGGCATGTCATAGACCTGCTTGAACGTTTTGTGGTCGAAAAGGCTCAGGATCTCGATGCCATGACCGAAGCTGAGCAGCAGGAACTGCTTATGCTCTTCAGAAATGCCCCGGGCGATTTCAAGAACCTGCTCCTTGGCAATTACGGCAGGCTGCCGATGGGGTGGCCTGACGCATGGGTATACCACAGCACATTCGGTGACGAGTGGGACAAAAAAATATCTGAACGGAAAGAACTGTCTCCCCTGGATTCGCTTGATAATGAGAATATTCAGACTCCGAGGAAAGAGCTTGCGGAACATATAGGCAGGATTCCTACGCAAGAGGAGTTTATCCTTTATCTCATGCATCCCAAGGATGCGCTCAGCATGATCGGGTTCAGGGATACGTTCGGTGAAGCTCCGCTTGTTCTGCCTACGGACGTTTGGAGAAATGGGCTCAGAAAGGCCGGCGACAGCGTTGATTTCGAGTTGAGAGGCAAACCTTATACCATAGAACTTGTGTCCATCGGGGCCGAGCACGAAGGTGTAGTTCATGTTGTGATGCGCGTCAACAACAAGACGAGAGTCTATTCTGTTGATACCCCACGCGCGAAGAAGATCGAGATACGCATGGCAAAAGGGCCTGCTGATATTGGAGCGCTGATCAACGGCAACATCTGGAGGATCGGCAATCCCGAGCGCGGCATTATCAAGGCCGGAGATATCGTGCATAAGGGAGAAGAGATAGCAAACCTCGAGGCAATGAAGATGGAGAACGCGATCATATCGCCGTTTGAAGGGCAGATATCTGAAGTCTGCGTGAAACTGAACGACACCGTTTCGGAGGGGCAGCTTCTTTTTGTTATTGAGAAGACCGGTGTGTGATAAGAAATGAAAGATATTATTAAGCTATTGAACAATAATAGAGCATGGGCAAGCCGGGTCAAGGCCGAGAATCCGAACTTTTTCCTCAGGCTCGAGAAGCAGCAGCGGCCGAAATATTTATGGATCGGCTGCTCTGACAGCAGGGTGCCTGCAAACCAGATAACCGGACTGCTCCCCGGCGAGGTCTTTGTGCACCGGAATATCTCGAACCAGGTTATTAATACAGATATGAACCTGATGTGCGTATTGCAGTATGCGATCGAAGTACTGCAGGTGAAACATATCATTGTCTGCGGTCATTACGGGTGCGGCGGAATAGAAGCGGTCATGAATAACAGGATCAATGGCCTGCTGGAGCATTGGCTCGAAAATGTGAAAACCAGAATGCCGAAACAGGGAACAATAACGGGCGATCGAATGTGTGAGCTGAATGTGATCGCACAGGTCAGGAATCTGTCGAATAATACGATTGTGCAGAAGGCATGGCAGAAAGGAAGAGATCTGCATATTCACGGTTGGATATATTCGATTGCAAATGGGTTGATCAAGGACCTGAAAGTGTCTCGGCATGGGCTGAAGGATGTACCTGCCCAGCGGTCACGCTAAATAAACCCTCTCCGGCTGCTGCATTTTGTATTGACAGGAGCACCTGCAAACAAATAAGATAAAAAAAGTAAAGGGGAGTAGCTGTAACAGTGGCTATCGTCAACACGGCATAAGCCCGGTACCACTGGTTAGATAACACTAACAGGCAAGACCTTTACCACGACACGTACTGTCGTGGTAAAGGTCTTTTTATTTTGGCGGAGTCCGGGTGAAAGCATGGGCTGGCAGGATATTCGGAATGAGCTTTGAGTCCTGCCGGTTCAGTGATAAGATTGTGCTGAGGATGCATCGAGTGCAGGAACGGTCCTGATAAAAACGAATTAAAGGAGAAAACAGGTATGAAACAGTTTCTGATTGTACTTGCATCTTTTGTTGCCCTGAGCAGTGTTGCTTTTGCCGCGGAAGTCAAATACACAACTCATATCAAGCTGCTTTTTGAACAGAAGTGCGAGGCGTGTCATGGGAGCGATGCTCCGGAATACGCGGACTTTAAAAAAGATAAGGAGAAATACGCCGGTTTGTTCAAGGGACCGAAGATGACAGGATATGCGAATCTTGTTTTTTTTACGGGATGGCCTGATACCGGAGCGTTGATGCGCAGACTTGATGATGGTGCGAATACGAAAGACAGGAAGCCTGGCAATATGTATCAGTATTTGGGTGCAGATGATGCCGAACGCGTGAAGAATTTGAAGCTCTTCAGGGACTGGGTTGGCAACTGGGTGCTGAAGCGCTGGCCCGATATGACCAAAGAAGATCTGAACGGAATAACGGTCAAATATTGATGACCGCTGATCAGCCATGACTATGCAGTGTCATCAGAAGAGTATTGATGAGGTTTCCGAATATCTCGGCACGTCCCTGCAGGGGCTCACTGCTGAGGAGGCTGCAAAACGGCTGCACGAATATGGGCCGAATGAACTGACAGAGAAAGCAAAGAAGACCGCACTCATGATGTTCCTTGATCAGTTCAGGGACTTTATGATCCTTGTCCTGATCGCTGCCGCTGTCATCTCGGGTTTTATCGGAGAAATATCGGACACGGTTGCCATCATTGTTATCGTTGTCCTTAATGCGGTCATCGGCTTTATTCAGGAATACCGGGCTGAACAGGCGATGGCAGCACTCAAAAAAATGTCGGCGCACTCTGCGGCCGTGATCAGGGACGGTGTGCCGGCAATGATCCCTGCCTCCGAGCTCGTACCCGGAGACCTGATCATTCTTGATGCCGGAAATGTGGTGCCTGCTGATATGCGGTTGATAGAGTCTGCCAGACTCAAGGTGGAAGAAGCAGCGCTTACCGGCGAATCAGTCCCGACAGAAAAGCATATTGCGCCGTTGCATGACGAACACCTGCCCCTCGGCGACAGGACCAATATGGCATATAAAGGGACCTTCGTTACCTATGGCCGAGGCCGTGGCATCGTATCGGCAACAGGCATGGATACCGAGTTGGGCAAGATTGCGGCGATGCTTCAGGGAGAAGAAGAAGGGAAAACACCACTCCAGAGAAGGCTTGCCGGCTTCGGCCGAAGGCTTGCCCTCGCCGTTTTGGCAATCTGTGCCATTGTTTTTATCATCGGCATCATACGGGGGGAAGAACCTCTGCTGATGCTTCTCACTGCCATTTCCCTCGCTGTTGCAGCCATACCTGAGGCCCTTCCGGCGGTGATAACCATTTCGCTTGCACTTGGGGCGAAGAAACTGGTCAAGCAGAATGCACTGATACGGAAACTTCCTGCTGTTGAAACGCTCGGATCTGTTACGTACATCTGCTCTGACAAGACCGGGACTCTTACCCTGAATAAGATGACCGCTGAAGAGATCTATGTTGATGGTGAAATAGCCAGGGGTGCAGAACAGCTCTCGGCCCTCAGTTCCCGGTTCCCGACCCTTTTTATGGCCCTTGCCCTGAGCAATGATGTCCGTACGGATGGATCAGGCAACATGATTGGTGATCCGACCGAAGTGGCACTCTATGCGGTTGCCCGGGAAGCGGGCTTCGACAGGAAGATGCTGGATGAGGCATATGTCCGGGCAGCAGAGATCCCCTTTGATTCTGACAGAAAACTTATGACAACAATACATGAGGCGGGGTTTAGGGAGCAGTCTCCTTCGGCGACCCGCTGGGGCGGGGGGGTAGGGATTAGTGACAGACAAACTACTAACACCCAATCCCAAGTCCCCAATCCCAGGTTTATCTCTTTCACCAAGGGTGCGATCGATGTGCTGATTGACAAGTCCTCTCTGATGCTGACATCGGCGGGGATGATACCGATCAACAGGGAAGAACTGCATAAGGTTAACAACAGGATGGCTGCAGACGGATTACGGGTGATCGGCGTCGCGATGCGGCAATGGGAGACCCTGCCCGAAGAACTCGGCTCGGATGCTGTCGAGAGCGAACTGATAATCCTCGGTCTTATCGGCATTATGGACCCGCCGCGGGAAGAGGCAAAAGAGGCGGTGAGACTATGCAAGGCAGCAGGCATCAAGCCTGTGATGATCACGGGCGATCATCCCCTGACTGCACAGGCCATAGCAAGACGATTGGGTATTCTGGACAGTGAAACAAAGTCTGTCATCACCGGCCGCGAACTCGATAAGCTGTCCCTGGAGGAGTTTGAGGAGCGGGTCGAGCATATACAGGTCTATGCAAGGGTTGCTCCTGAGCAGAAACTGAAGATCGTGAAGGCGCTTCAGGACAGAGGCCAGTACGTTGCCATGACAGGAGACGGGGTAAATGATGCCCCTGCCCTGAAAAGGGCTGATATCGGTGTTGCCATGGGCATTACCGGGACTGATGTGTCGAAAGAAGCTTCACACATGATACTGCTTGACGATAATTTTGCGACCATTGTAAAGGCCGTGCGCGAGGGCAGGAAGATCTATGACAATATCAGAAAATTCATCAAGTATCTGCTTACTACAAATTCAGGTGAAATATGGACCCTTTTTCTTGCGCCGCTGGTCGGCCTGCCCATCCCTCTGCTGCCGATCCATATCCTCTGGATAAACCTGGTTACTGATGGGCTGCCCGCCCTTTCGCTTGCCGCAGAGCCGGCAGAGGGCGATGTTATGAGCAGGCCGCCGCGCAGGCCTGATGAAAGCATCTTTGCCCACGGTCTTGGTGCACATGCCATATGGGTCGGTCTGCTCATGGCAGGAGTTGTTCTCGGTGCCCAGGCCTGGGCGATCAGGACCGGCCACAGCCACTGGCAGACCATGGTCTTTACGATCCTCTGTCTCACGCAGCTTGGACATGTGCTTGCCATTCGGTCGGAGAAACAGTCGCTCTTCATTATGGGGGTGCTGTCTAACCGGTATCTGCTTGGTGCGGTGCTGCTTACCTTTGCGCTCCAGATGGCCACGATATATATTCCGGTCCTGAACATGATCTTCAAGACCGAACCTCTCACCTGGCAGGAACTGCTGATTGCTTTGGCACTGTCGTCGATCGTCTTTGTTGCGGTCGAGATCGAGAAGCTGCTGAGACGGCGCAATATCATCTGACCTGCGGCCAATTTCCAATTCTGCTTTCTCTCTCCCTGTGATATTATTTATCAGCATCACAGATAAAGGAGAGACAGAACATGAGCACAAAACGCGATCTTAAAGAAATTGTCGCAACAAGAATTGAGTTTTTTAAGAGAAAGCCTGACGCTGCGATCTATAAGCCGAAGGTATCGTCAAAGCATATCAGGAACCTGTATACCGAGACACAGGTGAGAGAACACCTCGTGAAGTCTGACTATGCAGAGGCGGCAGGAGGAGAGAACCAGGCGCCCAATCCAATTGAGCTGCTTCTTTCAGCCTTCGGTGCCTGCGTTGAGGCCGCCTTTTACGAGTTTGCATTACACGAAGGCCTCACCATAACGTCGCTTTCTGTGGATGTGGAAGGTACGCTCGACCTGCGGGGTCTCTTCATGATCGATGATATAAACGCCGGCTTTAAGGATGTGAAGTTCATTTTCCGCATCGAGAGCCCTGATGACGAGGCACGGGTCCGTGCTCTTGCAGAGAAGGTGATCGCCCATTGTCCGGTCGTGGACAGCCTGAAAAAGCCGACCCCGGTTTCCGGAGAGATCGTAATTAACGGGTAGGTGCAGCATGAGCCGCAGCCTCGATGCGGGTGAGAAAAATAAGGCTGGAAGTCTATTCCAGCATCTTCAGCAGTGCCATTGTGGGGACAAGATCCCCCCCTTCTTCTGATTTTACATATTCATAAAAATCGCACTGCCCGCACGTCCTGTATTTTTGTGCGAAGGTTCCATGAACAGTGCCTCCGCAAAGAGTCCCGGCAACAACCCAGCATCCCCGGCCCGCACTCATGCCATCATGTATATTATCCAGTCGCAGGTTAGTAGTGGCCGGACAGACCCCCAGTTCAGAAGCACTCTCTCCGCCAAGCTCCCGTCCGCATTTTTTGAACTCCCAACAATTAAGCTTCCGATCATCCGAAGAGTCACTATCAGCCTCTGTCACAATTAAGCACCTCTCGTTTTAATTTCTCTATTCCGCAAAAAACGGATCTGTGTTTCTCTGAGGACGCTCCTCAGCGGTGACTCCAAATCCCCATAAAAAAAATCCCAATCTCCTGAGAGAATGGGATTTAGATACTATATCCAATCACCGCTTCGGCAACCCTGCTGTCCATTTCTGGACCAGTGGCTTTGCGTCCTACCCTCTCAGATAGTTTGCTATTATCGATGGTCTGTATTTCTGAGCAATTTTATCCCAATTCATTTAACGGTGTCAATGCAGATTATTAGTAAATGATAGCAGCCTGCCGGACCTGCCGCACTTCAGATTGCCGGGACAGGTCAGCCGTACCTATTTCTTGGGGAAATATTTTACGTTGCCTATGTTTTTAAAATTTGCATCCTGAGTCCAAATGGTGGCATTGAATTCCTGATGATTTTCAATGAGATTGACGGGTAACAGGGATGTTTCTTTTGTCACCTACTCTTTGAAAGTGACCGTGGTCAGTAAACCTGCTGACACATAATCATTGAGTTTTTTGTATACTATGCTGTCTGTCATGACTGGCCGGGATTTAGGGAGGAAAAGTGCATATAGGAGTGATCGGAAGCGGATATGTAGGCCTTGTGACCGGCGCGTGCTTTGCTGAATTTGGCGTTGCCGTGACCTGTATTGACAAGGACGAAAAAAAGATCAGGGCGCTGAAAAAAGGCGAAATCCCCTTTTATGAGCCGGGCCTGAGTGATCTCGTAAAGAAGCATATCAGCAACGGCAGGCTCAAGTTCTCTACGCGTATTCAGGAAGCGGTTGATCCCTGCCTGGTTATCTTCATAGCGGTCGGCACACCTCCACGGGGTGACGGGTCTGCGGACATGCGCTATGTGGAAGCCGTTGCAGAAGAGATAGCCCAAAGCATCAGGGGATACAAGGTTATCGTAACCAAGAGTACGGTGCCGGTCGGCACGGGCGCGCGTCTCAGGAAAATCATCTCAAAGAGGCTCAAGGAACAGGTGGACTTTGATATCGTCTCCAACCCCGAGTTCCTCAGAGAAGGCTCGGCGATCGAGGATTTCATGCGGCCCAACCGGGTCATTATCGGAGCCTCGAGCCCGCAGGCCGTTGCGATCGTAAAAGACCTCTACAGCCCGCTCTATCTTATCGAGACTCCTTTTGTTATTACGAACGTAGAGACTGCGGAACTGATCAAATACGCCTCGAACTCGTTCCTTGCCGTAAAAATTTCTTTCATTAACGAGATGGCAGGCCTCTGTGAAAGGGTCGGGGCTGATGTGCATATGGTGGCTAAGGGCATGGGACTTGACCAGCGGATTGGCTCCAAATTTCTCCATCCAGGCCCGGGCTACGGAGGTTCCTGTTTTCCCAAGGACACGCGGGCTTTGCTGACTATCGCGAAAAACCATAACATGGAACTCGGCATTGTGAAGTCGGCTGTTCACGT
Proteins encoded in this region:
- a CDS encoding OsmC family protein, with the protein product MSTKRDLKEIVATRIEFFKRKPDAAIYKPKVSSKHIRNLYTETQVREHLVKSDYAEAAGGENQAPNPIELLLSAFGACVEAAFYEFALHEGLTITSLSVDVEGTLDLRGLFMIDDINAGFKDVKFIFRIESPDDEARVRALAEKVIAHCPVVDSLKKPTPVSGEIVING
- a CDS encoding cation-translocating P-type ATPase, which produces MQCHQKSIDEVSEYLGTSLQGLTAEEAAKRLHEYGPNELTEKAKKTALMMFLDQFRDFMILVLIAAAVISGFIGEISDTVAIIVIVVLNAVIGFIQEYRAEQAMAALKKMSAHSAAVIRDGVPAMIPASELVPGDLIILDAGNVVPADMRLIESARLKVEEAALTGESVPTEKHIAPLHDEHLPLGDRTNMAYKGTFVTYGRGRGIVSATGMDTELGKIAAMLQGEEEGKTPLQRRLAGFGRRLALAVLAICAIVFIIGIIRGEEPLLMLLTAISLAVAAIPEALPAVITISLALGAKKLVKQNALIRKLPAVETLGSVTYICSDKTGTLTLNKMTAEEIYVDGEIARGAEQLSALSSRFPTLFMALALSNDVRTDGSGNMIGDPTEVALYAVAREAGFDRKMLDEAYVRAAEIPFDSDRKLMTTIHEAGFREQSPSATRWGGGVGISDRQTTNTQSQVPNPRFISFTKGAIDVLIDKSSLMLTSAGMIPINREELHKVNNRMAADGLRVIGVAMRQWETLPEELGSDAVESELIILGLIGIMDPPREEAKEAVRLCKAAGIKPVMITGDHPLTAQAIARRLGILDSETKSVITGRELDKLSLEEFEERVEHIQVYARVAPEQKLKIVKALQDRGQYVAMTGDGVNDAPALKRADIGVAMGITGTDVSKEASHMILLDDNFATIVKAVREGRKIYDNIRKFIKYLLTTNSGEIWTLFLAPLVGLPIPLLPIHILWINLVTDGLPALSLAAEPAEGDVMSRPPRRPDESIFAHGLGAHAIWVGLLMAGVVLGAQAWAIRTGHSHWQTMVFTILCLTQLGHVLAIRSEKQSLFIMGVLSNRYLLGAVLLTFALQMATIYIPVLNMIFKTEPLTWQELLIALALSSIVFVAVEIEKLLRRRNII
- a CDS encoding UDP-glucose/GDP-mannose dehydrogenase family protein → MHIGVIGSGYVGLVTGACFAEFGVAVTCIDKDEKKIRALKKGEIPFYEPGLSDLVKKHISNGRLKFSTRIQEAVDPCLVIFIAVGTPPRGDGSADMRYVEAVAEEIAQSIRGYKVIVTKSTVPVGTGARLRKIISKRLKEQVDFDIVSNPEFLREGSAIEDFMRPNRVIIGASSPQAVAIVKDLYSPLYLIETPFVITNVETAELIKYASNSFLAVKISFINEMAGLCERVGADVHMVAKGMGLDQRIGSKFLHPGPGYGGSCFPKDTRALLTIAKNHNMELGIVKSAVHVNDHQKKLAFEKIRDGLGKLAGKTVAVLGLSFKPNTNDMREAPSIFLVEQLLKAKAKVRAYDPIAMDDARAIFKSTIRYAKNPYDCMKGADAVVIVTEWNEFRSLELMKVKALLKTPYFFDLRNIYEPAKMRKLGFKYSCIGRN
- a CDS encoding biotin attachment protein, with amino-acid sequence MGNTIFAKPGMTPKEIVAAVSALKGVCFTNVGMRDAGQSDFKNRHRIYDLKTLAPDYNDMGLFSAECHGGARWHVGIMNRRESPVEEIAIFRELMPNVLLQTLIRETNLFGYRPYPKNIIEYVVANVDIDVWRCFSFLNDVRNMRSVAEVVMKRGRLFEPTISFTSADWTTNDYYLSVVRDIVDLCSGTDEIVLCIKDMAGVGDIKRIGSLVDAIKQKYPDLVLQYHRHITDGLAIPALLAAAQAGAKIFDVQEDSLVRFYGHSPILSVQAYFEESGIAVHLNRDEAEEAVDEAEEAVQKVREWIGHYEWAESPFKGFDHTVTCHRMPGGAFPSSFEQAEKGEFLHLMPSILKVMSLYNRIVKYFDVTPGSQITWVTCSGIVNRYAKERGDAGVRHVIDLLERFVVEKAQDLDAMTEAEQQELLMLFRNAPGDFKNLLLGNYGRLPMGWPDAWVYHSTFGDEWDKKISERKELSPLDSLDNENIQTPRKELAEHIGRIPTQEEFILYLMHPKDALSMIGFRDTFGEAPLVLPTDVWRNGLRKAGDSVDFELRGKPYTIELVSIGAEHEGVVHVVMRVNNKTRVYSVDTPRAKKIEIRMAKGPADIGALINGNIWRIGNPERGIIKAGDIVHKGEEIANLEAMKMENAIISPFEGQISEVCVKLNDTVSEGQLLFVIEKTGV
- a CDS encoding cytochrome C, translating into MKQFLIVLASFVALSSVAFAAEVKYTTHIKLLFEQKCEACHGSDAPEYADFKKDKEKYAGLFKGPKMTGYANLVFFTGWPDTGALMRRLDDGANTKDRKPGNMYQYLGADDAERVKNLKLFRDWVGNWVLKRWPDMTKEDLNGITVKY
- a CDS encoding carbonic anhydrase; the protein is MKDIIKLLNNNRAWASRVKAENPNFFLRLEKQQRPKYLWIGCSDSRVPANQITGLLPGEVFVHRNISNQVINTDMNLMCVLQYAIEVLQVKHIIVCGHYGCGGIEAVMNNRINGLLEHWLENVKTRMPKQGTITGDRMCELNVIAQVRNLSNNTIVQKAWQKGRDLHIHGWIYSIANGLIKDLKVSRHGLKDVPAQRSR